A region from the Acanthopagrus latus isolate v.2019 chromosome 8, fAcaLat1.1, whole genome shotgun sequence genome encodes:
- the LOC119024957 gene encoding MANSC domain-containing protein 4-like: MNVTWGLLTVLGLVCHTESRCSPTSYYKNCWIRRFPGIFLDVEESQRRGAQLLKRYQEETALKCSRTCCLTRNFSCNLAIFHYDTTQENVNCFHLHCPTLESCILSHRGNVVLYNITKGVDPDLLVFGKYFTSNVRVLPHHYGRVNASEPLPADKRQFIHPPPPAVLPLTSAPTVKPLTTASRALITTTTTTTLQTTIQPSTIPTTTLPSSPVPSRDDAQTTPAISSTSLTPSFTTPLSPPTATTFGPYNPSTTSAFSTTAAQPSTTPTHHHTTGYQLATSPPASIAITDNIVSSKQYPNDTKGNPVRNNTAGSEGGQGGGGDDAIEGLGPGWHVAAHTLLVALAICVTVLLSCCCSILLVVSWRGQRKRMGRYRTSWRGKRGSMRLIKYVLVRENT, translated from the exons ATGAATGTCACATGGGGTTTGCTGACGGTTCTGGGTCTGGTGTGCCACACTGAGTCGAGGTGCTCACCGACCTCTTACTACAAGAACTGCTGGATCCGACGCTTCCCGGGGATTTTCCTCGACGTCGAGGAGtctcagaggagaggagcgcaGCTTCTCAAGCGCTACCAGGAGGAGACGGCGCTGAAATGCAGCCGCACCTGCTGCCTGACCAGGAACT TTTCCTGTAATCTGGCCATTTTTCACTATGACACCACTCAAGAGAACGTGAACTGCTTCCACCTGCACTGTCCCACGCTGGAGAGCTGCATTCTCAGCCACAGAGGCAACGTTGTTCTCTACAACATCACAAAGG GCGTGGATCCTGACCTGTTGGTGTTCGGAAAATACTTCACCTCCAATGTACGGGTGTTACCCCACCACTACGGTCGAGTCAACGCCTCAGAGCCGCTACCCGCAGACAAACGCCAGTTCATTCACCCACCTCCGCCTGCTGTACTGCCTCTGACATCAGCACCCACGGTGAAACCCCTCACTACAGCAAGCAGAGCgctcatcaccaccaccaccaccaccacactgCAGACCACCATACAGCCTTCAACAATTCCAACAACTACCTTGCCTTCCAGTCCAGTACCTTCAAGGGACGATGCACAAACAACCCCAGCCATCTCCAGCACTTCTCTTACACCCAGCTTCACTACGCCTCTGTCACCCCCAACAGCAACCACCTTCGGTCCTTACAATCCCAGCACCACTTCTGCATTTTCCACCACAGCTGCACAGCCCTCAACAACCCCTACCCATCATCACACCACCGGCTACCAGCTTGCCACCAGCCCTCCGGCCTCCATAGCCATTACTGACAACATAGTGAGCAGCAAGCAATACCCCAATGACACCAAGGGCAACCCCGTGAGGAACAACACTGCAGGCAGCGAGGGAGGACAGGGCGGCGGCGGCGATGACGCCATCGAGGGTCTGGGGCCTGGGTGGCACGTAGCTGCGCACACTTTGCTGGTTGCACTGGCCATCTGCGTCACAgtcctgctgagctgctgctgctccatcctGCTAGTAGTGAGCTGGAggggacagaggaagaggatgggACGCTACCGGACATCgtggagagggaaaagaggcTCCATGCGTCTGATAAAGTATGTGCTGGTCAGAGAAAACACTTGA
- the mrps35 gene encoding 28S ribosomal protein S35, mitochondrial: protein MASHTSKAFLSLGRINVHGLGLQKPLSRVTYATALTINSSNTNKGLPDRGGRGFIPRKPRRDAGEPRTEKMAVDQDWTAVYPAAAPFRPGSVPLPVRMGYPMKRSIPPEKKGNLELIKIPNFLHLTPAAIKKHCEALKPFCTEWPSALDTDDKCDEHFPIKLQSTDYVFAGPSVRNPSARVVTLRVKVSSLNMDDHARKKMLKLVGERYCKDTDTLTITAERCPLRQQNTDYAMYLLTVLYHESWKTEAWEAEKTVADMEEYSWEDSPSQRNILDMLVRMKVAGEGEVDEVREQLLGRKEVQEYKDSVIRLKNEGENESHMLQYKEAVKKLLSL, encoded by the exons ATGGCTTCACACACTAGCAAGGCATTTCTGTCCCTAGGTCGAATTAATGTTCACGGTCTTGGACTTCAGAAACCACTGAGCAGGGTCACGTACGCGACAGCTTTGACTATAAATTCTAGTAACACGAATAAAG GCCTTCCTGACAGAGGTGGTAGAGGATTCATTCCCAGAAAACCCAGGAGAGAT GCAGGGGAGCCCAGGACGGAAAAGATGGCGGTGGATCAGGACTGGACTGCAGTTTACCCAGCTGCAGCCCCCTTTAGACCAGGCTCCGTCCCCCTGCCTGTGAGGATGGGATACCCCATGAAGAGAAGCATTCCTCCAGAGAAGAAAGGCAACTTGGAGCTAATCAAG ATACCTAATTTCCTGCATTTGACACCAGCGGCCATCAAGAAACACTGTGAAGCTCTAAAAC CATTCTGTACAGAGTGGCCCTCTGCCTTGGACACCGATGACAAATGTGACGAGCACTTCCCCATCAAATTACAAAGTACCGACTATGTCTTTGCCGGCCCATCTGTCAGAAATCCTTCAGCTCGTGTTGTCACACTCAGA GTAAAGGTGTCCAGTTTGAATATGGACGATCACGCACGCAAGAAAATGCTCAAACTTGTTGGGGAGAGATACTGCAAAGATACCGATACCCTCACCATCACAGCTGAACG TTGCCCTTTGAGACAGCAGAATACGGACTATGCCATGTACCTGCTAACTGTCCTTTACCACGAGTCTTGG AAAACAGAAGCATGGGAGGCTGAGAAGACTGTGGCAGACATGGAAGAGTACAGCTGGGAGGACAGCCCGTCCCAAAGGAATATCTTGGACATGCTCGTACGCATGAAAGTGGCAGGGGAAGGAGAGGTCGATGAAGTGCGAGAGCAGCTGTTGGGAAGAAAAGAGGTGCAGGAGTATAAGGACTCTGTCATAAGGCTGAAGAATGAAGGAGAGAACGAGAGCCACATGCTCCAGTACAAGGAGGCCGTCAAGAAATTGCTCAGCCTGTAG